GACATACTGCCGGACTGCTGAACAATGGTCAGCTGTTCCATTcgagatagtgtgtgtatgacatTGGGACCTTAGGTTTTCAGGTAATCTTACTTTGGTTGAGTGGAATTAATCAATAACAATGGGTTTCCACCATTGGATCCCGCTACAGCTACAGTAGGCCCAATCAGTGTCTCTGGCCCACTGAGACAACTAACAGACTTTTGTTGTCAACCAATAGCAAGGTAGACACTGCCCTCTAGTCCTCAGACGAGGGTACTGCATCTGCAGACGACCGCGAAACGCCATTCAATTTTTCCGCACCAAAATGTCAACCGCCGCTTTCCACGAATGGATCCGTCGCCATACGCACCGCAGTGCACCGTGAGAGCGAGCTAAGCTATCTTCCTTTCTGCTGGTAGGACTTGGAGGACCAAGGGCAGTAAACAAGGTTGATGGTGAAGCTGAATGGGTGCGATGTGTGTTTCGGGTGACAGCTCGGCAGGGCCAGCGTACGTGAATGTGCTTTTGTGCGTCCACCACATTACTCACCTACCAGCGAGGTGGCCCTCGAGGCTGTCGCCCTCCCACGTGGTCAACTGGGAAGGACAGTTGGAGTTCAAAGGCGAAGGGATGTTCGCATGTCCCTGCCCTGCACGACACAGGGTCTGAGCGGGTATTCCCATGGAAGGGTTGCATGTCGATCTGGCTAGCAGGTAATCCTTACTGATAGAATGGTTTCCTTGTCGTCACACATCACGGTTGCCTTCCAGAGCCTGGTTTGATCGGTATTCCATCTTTCGCCGTGgttagggggggagggggcggggggtggggggcggggggtggggggcgggggggagggggggcggtggTCTCGATGTCGTCCGTGATAGTAAGGTGCTCGGGTGGTCTTGATAGGCTGATGCGGGGGCGATGACCTCAGACGAGGTGACCTGTTCCCGTGTCGCCACACGTCCCAGATGCCGCAACGCAGAGCCCACGAGGCCGAGGCCACGAGCCTCGAGCAATGTCCGCTTTGCGTTTGATGTTTTGCGATGAACGACTTCACGTCTGATGAATGCTGGAGGGGATTCATGTATGTCCAGCTTTCTGTCTAATGTGTGCAGATATGGACCTAAGACATGGCTTTAGCTGCCAAAATAAATTTCACAATGATATTCTCATTTCATATGTCTACATTAACGTAAGTCGGTGCCGTGAAGGAACATAGTCGAAACCTTTAAAAACACAGTTGAGTGaggcctcttcttcctccatttTGGGATTAGTCTCTTTGTGCCTATGTCAGACTATATGGAATAGTCTGGAAGGTTGCTATAGAAACTGCATCCTCTGACGCCTGCTATACCAGATTTTGACCACACAGTGGCGCTCTTGGTTTGAAAATAGGCCATAGTATTCCATATCTTACTGTATTCTCCCAACAGTACACAGTTAtcgagtccccccccccacaccccatcaAGTTTTTTCTTTTAAAACGATTCATCCATTTGTATGTTTCAAGGGTAACATGTAAGGCTACCTCACAATCGATAGAGCCTAGGCATGATCACGGTTCTTTCCCAGTGCACAGGCCTACCTAAGCCTACATTTAGGGGTGAAGTATAAATTAACACAAGGACATTCTGTAAACAAGATTAATAAcgttatatttttatatcgttCTGGGTTTGACCCATCGATTGTAATCCATTAAAAGTGTTTGAGTCATTTTGAGACGGCCAATAGGGCAATTTGATTATCAAATGAATGAGGACGTTTTTATTTGTTCACCATTGGCCACATTTTATGTTAATCGCTGCTATTTATGTGTGTTACCAAACAGAGACACGTCAGTGATGGTGTTGCCACTTATTTGTGTCTGCAATTACCATATTACTCCTCATCGCTGACATAAGCAACAGTGCCATGGTACTATATTGTCCGCTCTGAAAAATGTTGACCACTGAGATGGTGGAAATAATGGGTGTATGTCACCGTGGAGTCACTGAGTGGCCATAATTGTGAGTGAGACTAATTTACACAATTTAGACAAATTGGTCCAATCATCTTCTTAACCCAATAGACAAAGCAAATGTAAACTTTCGTAATCACAAAACCTGCAACTATGTCAATACATTACTAAACACAGGAATAAAGTGCTAAGCGAAGTGAGGTTGATGTTTTCTTGAAGTGTCTTTCAACCCCTTTACCCCAACATCGATGAGCGCGTATAATGGAAGACTGTTCCTGGGGATATCGTTACTACCCACTAACCACGGTTCATCCAATGTTATGATATTCTATTAAATTTTCCTTCTGCATTAGAGGTGCCAGAAAAAAGAGCTTGCCAATCTACCAAGCCAGAGTCAGAATATTTGATGGAGGCTACTCACGGAAAGAAACGACGTTTCTCATCTTATCACTGATGCGAAATTCACTGATCATACATCAGTTAGCTTTCCGGTGAACGCTTTACGTGGGCTGCAATTTGTGTATTTTATGGAGTCGGCATCTTCAGAGTCCATGTAGTCGGATTTGGAGAGTGACGGTTTGCTGTCACTCTTTTTGAATTCACCGAATGACGGCTGCTGCTGGCCACATGTTACATGGGTGTATTGGAATTGTTCTTCATGCTCCGTCTCCCTGTGGTAGAAGTAGTTGAAATTGGAGACGATGACAGGGACGGGCAGAGCGATAGTGAGCACACCAGCTATGGCACACAAAGACCCGACAATTTTGCCACCGATAGTGACCGGGCACATGTCCCCGTAGCCCACCGTAGTCATGGATACCACCGCCCACCAGAATGCATCAGGGATGCTGCTGAACCCCGATTCCGGGTCGTCGGTTTCAGCGAAGTACACAGCGCTGGAAAACAAGATGACTCCTATGAAGAGGAAGAATATTAATAGACCCAGCTCTCTCATGCTGGCCTGCAGAGTTTTTCCCAGGATTTGGAGACCTTTGGAGTGTCTGGATAGCTTGAAAATCCTGAACACGCGCACCAATCGGATAACTCTCAGTATGGCCAGGGACATTGCTTGCTGGCCATTGCCTTGGTGTTCAGCTAATTCCAAGCCCAATGTGATGAAGTAGGGCATAATTGCCACAATGTCGATGGTGTTCATAATATTTTTGAAGAAGGCGGGCTTGCTTGGGCACGCGAGAAACCTCACCAGCAGTTCAAATGAGAACCAAATAATACAGAGCGTCTCCACGATGAAGAATGGATCAGTAAACGGATTTGGCTTTTTTACGCGTGCAGTTCCATTCAATGCAAGGTGGTCATTATATGTTTTGCCATCCTCTCTGAACTCAGGCAATGTCTCCAGGCAAAAGATGACAATTGATATCAGGATGACTAGTACAGAAACTATTGCTATTCCCCTGGCAGGTCCAGAGCTTTCGGGATACTCGAACAAAAGCCAAACCTGCCTTTGGAACTCGTTGTCTGGCAAAGGACGCTCTTCCTCCTTAATGAATCCTTCATCCTCTTTAAAATTTTCGATGACATCCTCACCCAATTCATAGAATTTTATTTCCTCCATAAATATGTCCACTGGGACGTTGACGGGTCTCCGGAGCCTTCCTCCAGACTGGTAATAATAGAGGATGGCATCGAAGCTGGGTCGATTCCTATCAAAGAAGTATTCGTTTCTCAGTGGGTCAAAGAAGCGCATTCTCTTCCTCGGGTCTCCCAGTAAGGTCGTGGGGAACTGCGCGAGCGTTTTCAGTTGGGTCTCAAAGCGCAGCCCGGAGATGTTGATAACCACCCTCTCGCAGCACTCCTGGTCCGCTCTCTCCGGGTCATAGACATCTTGGGACAGGGCTGCTAGTGCCACAGTCTCATCCAGGTTCTCTCCGGGCACTACTGTCATTTTTATCCCCAAAGGGCAACGCTTCTCGCACCTCTGTCCCTTCTAGAGTCCGCGTCGTGTGATCCCCCTCTATCTGTGCGTTTTTGGCCGCGCTATTTTGGGACAAATAAGTCCAGTCACTTGTGGAACGGCGGGCTTCGTCTCCCCTCTCTGCGTCTTTCCTTATGGTTGTCTCAcgtctgtgttgtttttgttcgCATTTTCCCTTTTGTGCGCGCTTCTCCCATCACCTTCCCCACGCTGGTATAGTCTGGACTATTGGCTGTCACATTCACAGCATTTTAAGCAGCAATGCCCTCCCCACGCTGACGTGTGTACACGCTCTCTCACTGAATAGAAAACGCGCACATACATGCTTTCTTCGAATATGATTCAACCCATTTATGATTACAGGCATTATTTGTTTAGTTGATGATTTATGGATTATATTTATCGTGTTTAATAATTAACACGTACAAGTTAGTCTACCTGCATGTTGTCCTGTTTTGTTATCACGACAATACTGTTTCAAGGTTATAGTTTAAATATTCAATGATACCGATTTTTTCTTTCGTTTTACACCTTACTAGTCAACGTCAACAAGTCACCAAAGTACACATGATGACTAATAACAATAATGAAAGTGTAAAGTCCACTTCAGTCCACTTATATGAACCCAGAATGCATTATTTGTGTACTTTCGCATGGCTGGATGTCAACACATGTGCTGACAGACCTTACCTGACAGACATTACCTGTGTGGAATATGACATAAACACATAGGTAACTGCAATGTCATGCAGCCATAATTCAGACACGACCATGCAGATGTCTAGCTCTTTAATGTTAGGCAGTTATGTTAATTCTTTCACAACTTGTGCATGAAGCTGTTTCTCAACCAACGTGACCACATTATGTGTTGTAACACTTTCAATAGTTCCTAAAGTGCACAAAATCTGCCCTAGGGTTAGTTTCTTTACCACAAAATACTTCAAAGCCCTTGACAACACCATCCAAATGCAAATTGTGTGCTTTTCAAACATGGGCAGAGTTCTTAAAAAGTAGTTTACAGTCATACAAAATCCCTCCCATAA
The Osmerus eperlanus chromosome 17, fOsmEpe2.1, whole genome shotgun sequence DNA segment above includes these coding regions:
- the LOC134037633 gene encoding shaker-related potassium channel tsha2-like, producing MTVVPGENLDETVALAALSQDVYDPERADQECCERVVINISGLRFETQLKTLAQFPTTLLGDPRKRMRFFDPLRNEYFFDRNRPSFDAILYYYQSGGRLRRPVNVPVDIFMEEIKFYELGEDVIENFKEDEGFIKEEERPLPDNEFQRQVWLLFEYPESSGPARGIAIVSVLVILISIVIFCLETLPEFREDGKTYNDHLALNGTARVKKPNPFTDPFFIVETLCIIWFSFELLVRFLACPSKPAFFKNIMNTIDIVAIMPYFITLGLELAEHQGNGQQAMSLAILRVIRLVRVFRIFKLSRHSKGLQILGKTLQASMRELGLLIFFLFIGVILFSSAVYFAETDDPESGFSSIPDAFWWAVVSMTTVGYGDMCPVTIGGKIVGSLCAIAGVLTIALPVPVIVSNFNYFYHRETEHEEQFQYTHVTCGQQQPSFGEFKKSDSKPSLSKSDYMDSEDADSIKYTNCSPRKAFTGKLTDV